Proteins from a genomic interval of Trifolium pratense cultivar HEN17-A07 linkage group LG6, ARS_RC_1.1, whole genome shotgun sequence:
- the LOC123892539 gene encoding syntaxin-22-like, with product MSFQDIQHGSNPPSRRTQSPSQAVAAGIFQINTAVGTFRRLVDSVGTVKDTPEHRQKLHNTRQRILQLVKDTSAKLKSLSESNRDANANANKKIEDAKLARDFQTTLQEFQKVQQLASERETTYTPAASTSLPTSSGPGEESIEIDAESQPFIRGQLRQEIVLLDNEISFNEAMIEERDQGLREIEEQIGEANEIFKDLAVLVHDQGIVIDDIQSNIDTSAGATSQAKVQLVKASKSVKSKNKLCWWVLLVFVAVLVIFLIILLT from the exons ATGAGTTTTCAAGATATTCAACATGGCTCCAATCCTCCTTCTCGTCGAACTCAGTCACCGTCGCAAGCTGTTGCTGCCGGAATTTTCCAGATCAATACCGCCGTTGGTACTTTCCGACGACTCGTTGATTCTGTTGGAACCGTTAAAGACACTCCAGAGCATCGTCAAAAACT GCACAATACGAGGCAGAGGATATTGCAGCTTGTAAAGGATACTTCTGCTAAGCTCAAATCTTTGTCTGAATCTAATCGTGATGCTAATGCCAAT GCTAATAAGAAAATTGAAGATGCTAAGCTTGCAAGAGATTTCCAAACTACAttgcaagaattccaaaaagTTCAACAGCTTGCTTCTGAGCGCGAAACAACTTACACTCCTGCTGCCTCAACTTCTTTACCAACAAG CTCTGGCCCTGGTGAAGAATCAATTGAGATAGACGCCGAAAGCCAACCTTTTATCAGAGGGCAGTTGAG GCAAGAGATAGTTCTATTGGATAATGAAATATCCTTCAATGAAGCCATGATTGAAGAAAGAGATCAAGGTCTTAGAGAGATAGAAGAGCAAATTGGAGAAGCAAATGAAATATTCAAGGACCTTGCTGTTTTGGTTCATGATCAGGGGATTGTTATTG ATGACATTCAATCAAATATAGACACTTCTGCTGGTGCAACATCTCAAGCTAAGGTCCAGCTAGTCAAAGCTTCCAAAAGTGtgaaatccaaaaataaattg TGTTGGTGGGTGCTTTTAGTTTTTGTGGCGGTGCTGGTGATCTTCCTCATTATACTTCTTACTTAG
- the LOC123889971 gene encoding uncharacterized protein LOC123889971: MGSLLYQALSSTALISLGLYHLIFTTLNYLKSPHTYTSKPYHPLPSTNHPRLRPIQLYFIIFSLSIAIFHHLILATDSDPLIKGSTPVHRLTSLQSASLLFLFLILSISLLLPLRLPHDFSFSLLSLLFLLHSSLQTSLSSLQTSSLEAKCDSISSTLSALSSFLCLILACFPRLYPADAALASTFCLRGLWALQTGLILYAEPFIPEGCHRLLDVVNGVEGSTQCDLDESKFRALAILDLAFVVHVMLVMIIVLVTYALVNATVGGVRRVGSYEALPTSSATPTDSNHIQMKALAGTQA; this comes from the coding sequence ATGGGGAGCTTATTATATCAAGCACTATCATCAACAGCACTTATCTCATTAGGTCTTTACCATCTAATCTTCACAACCCTAAACTATCTCAAATCCCCACACACCTACACATCCAAACCCTACCACCCACTCCCTTCAACAAACCACCCTCGTCTCCGCCCAATTCAACTCTACTTCATAATCTTCTCTCTCTCCATCGCCATCTTTCACCACCTCATCCTCGCCACCGATTCCGATCCTCTAATCAAAGGCTCAACCCCCGTCCACCGTCTCACTTCTCTCCAATCCGCCTCCCTCCTTTTCCTCTTCTTAATTCTCTCAATCTCTCTCCTCCTCCCTCTCCGTCTCCCTCACgacttctctttctctctcctctctcttctcttcctcCTCCATTCTTCTCTCCAAacctctctctcttctctccaaACCTCTTCCCTCGAAGCCAAATGCGATTCAATCTCATCAACTCTCTCCGCACTCTCTTCCTTCCTCTGTTTAATCCTCGCTTGTTTCCCTCGTCTTTACCCCGCTGATGCTGCTCTCGCCTCTACCTTTTGTTTACGTGGACTCTGGGCGCTTCAAACCGGTTTAATTCTTTACGCTGAACCGTTTATTCCGGAAGGATGTCATCGCCTTCTTGATGTTGTTAATGGTGTTGAAGGTTCGACTCAATGTGATCTTGACGAGTCTAAGTTTCGTGCTCTAGCGATTCTTGATCTAGCTTTTGTTGTTCATGTTATGTTGGTTATGATTATTGTTTTGGTTACTTATGCTCTTGTTAATGCTACTGTTGGTGGTGTTAGAAGAGTTGGATCTTATGAAGCTTTGCCTACTTCTTCGGCTACGCCTACCGATTCTAATCATATTCAGATGAAAGCTTTGGCTGGAACACAGGCTTGA